Proteins encoded together in one Olsenella timonensis window:
- a CDS encoding PLP-dependent transferase: protein MDQVVEKYLDLTALQALSSRLGRERWRAVSDSAQVVANYLACHPRVEAVRYPGLKQDPDFPRAASELACGFGPRVAYRSAGEWRLWEADGRDAREQVMELEALLG from the coding sequence GTGGACCAGGTCGTCGAGAAGTACCTCGACCTCACGGCCCTCCAGGCGCTCTCGTCCAGGCTCGGGCGGGAGCGGTGGAGGGCCGTGTCAGACTCTGCCCAGGTCGTGGCCAACTACCTCGCGTGCCACCCGCGCGTCGAGGCCGTCCGCTACCCGGGGCTCAAGCAGGACCCCGACTTCCCCCGTGCCGCCAGCGAGCTCGCCTGCGGCTTCGGCCCGCGCGTCGCGTATCGCTCGGCGGGGGAGTGGCGCCTCTGGGAGGCGGACGGGCGGGACGCCCGCGAGCAGGTCATGGAGCTCGAGGCGCTTCTCGGCTGA